From a region of the Neobacillus niacini genome:
- the nuoH gene encoding NADH-quinone oxidoreductase subunit NuoH — translation MIEDLLQSSPGLMNFGIFFLLAVVLLLVVLGFVTYAILAERKVLGYMQARHGPNQLGGKWGLLQTVADVLKLLLKEDVIPKAADRPLFILAPIIAFTPAFMVLATIPFTDKFQFADIGVGLLYYIAVSGMTVFGMVLGGWASNNKYALLGGMRAGAQMISYEIPLVMSVLGVILLTGSLNLSDIVLQQEHGWFILYQPIAFIVFFIASIAELNRTPFDLPESENELVAGYFVEYSGFRWAFFMLTEYVYMFAMSSLITVIFLGGWLPPLDILGFIPGAVWFALKFSVVVFVYMWLRATLPRFRIDRLMEFAWKVLFPVALANIFLTALIKTLFF, via the coding sequence ATGATAGAGGATTTACTCCAATCCAGTCCAGGCTTGATGAACTTTGGAATCTTCTTTTTACTTGCCGTTGTCTTACTATTAGTAGTCTTAGGTTTCGTAACCTATGCGATATTAGCAGAGCGAAAGGTTTTAGGATACATGCAGGCCCGTCACGGCCCTAACCAGCTTGGCGGTAAGTGGGGATTATTACAGACGGTAGCGGACGTTCTTAAACTTTTATTAAAAGAAGACGTTATTCCGAAGGCAGCCGACAGACCGCTATTTATCCTGGCACCAATCATTGCCTTTACTCCAGCTTTCATGGTACTGGCAACGATCCCATTCACAGACAAATTTCAATTTGCCGATATCGGAGTCGGGTTACTCTATTATATTGCCGTTTCAGGAATGACTGTATTTGGAATGGTACTCGGCGGCTGGGCGTCCAACAATAAATACGCGCTTCTAGGGGGCATGCGTGCAGGCGCACAGATGATCTCCTACGAGATTCCGCTTGTTATGTCCGTTTTAGGTGTTATTTTGTTAACGGGAAGCTTGAATTTATCTGATATTGTACTTCAGCAGGAGCATGGCTGGTTCATTCTTTATCAACCGATTGCCTTTATCGTGTTTTTCATCGCATCGATTGCAGAATTAAACCGGACACCATTTGACCTTCCTGAATCAGAGAACGAACTGGTTGCAGGATACTTTGTTGAGTACTCAGGATTCCGTTGGGCATTCTTTATGCTCACCGAATATGTTTACATGTTTGCGATGTCATCATTGATTACCGTCATTTTCTTAGGCGGATGGCTGCCGCCGCTGGATATCTTAGGATTTATCCCTGGCGCAGTATGGTTTGCACTGAAATTTAGCGTCGTTGTCTTTGTTTACATGTGGTTACGGGCTACACTTCCACGTTTTAGAATCGACCGATTAATGGAATTTGCGTGGAAAGTACTATTCCCAGTCGCATTAGCAAACATTTTCTTAACAGCATTAATCAAAACATTATTTTTCTAA
- a CDS encoding NuoB/complex I 20 kDa subunit family protein — MDLKLDDLSPQEMKELERNVFFATLEQIKAWARSNSLWPMTFGLACCAIEMMGTGGANYDLDRFGTIFRTSPRQSDCMIVSGTVTKKMAPIVRRLYDQMPEPKWVIAMGSCATAGGPYVKSYSVVKGVDQIVPVDVYIPGCPPNPAALIYGINKLKEKIRYEAKTGKKVI; from the coding sequence ATGGACTTAAAACTAGATGACCTTTCACCACAGGAAATGAAAGAATTAGAAAGAAATGTGTTTTTTGCGACGCTAGAGCAAATTAAAGCATGGGCACGCAGTAATTCATTGTGGCCGATGACATTTGGTCTGGCTTGTTGTGCGATTGAAATGATGGGTACGGGCGGAGCTAACTATGACCTTGACCGATTTGGAACGATCTTCCGGACATCACCAAGGCAATCGGATTGTATGATTGTATCTGGTACGGTTACGAAGAAGATGGCGCCGATTGTCCGCCGTTTGTATGATCAAATGCCAGAGCCGAAATGGGTTATTGCGATGGGGTCTTGCGCAACTGCAGGAGGTCCGTATGTGAAGTCTTATTCTGTTGTTAAGGGTGTCGATCAAATCGTCCCTGTTGATGTTTATATCCCTGGATGCCCACCAAACCCGGCCGCATTAATTTATGGAATTAATAAATTAAAGGAAAAGATTCGCTATGAGGCGAAGACTGGGAAGAAGGTGATCTAA
- a CDS encoding NADH-quinone oxidoreductase subunit A, translating into MELLNLYQNNYLIVFVFLCLGVLLPLVALYLGKLLRPHKPSVEKYTTYESGIDPFHDSRVQFNVRYYIFALMFVIFDVETVFLYPWAVAYDKLGVFALIEMLIFVIMLLIGLIYAWKKKVLRWT; encoded by the coding sequence ATGGAACTTTTGAATTTATATCAGAATAATTATCTGATAGTTTTTGTGTTCCTCTGTCTTGGGGTGCTGCTGCCGTTGGTGGCGTTATATTTAGGTAAACTTTTGCGTCCTCATAAGCCGAGTGTCGAGAAGTATACCACATATGAAAGCGGTATTGATCCATTTCACGATTCCCGTGTACAGTTCAATGTCCGCTATTATATTTTTGCCCTTATGTTTGTTATTTTTGATGTAGAGACTGTGTTTTTATATCCATGGGCGGTTGCCTATGATAAACTGGGAGTTTTTGCGTTAATTGAGATGCTGATTTTCGTAATTATGCTGTTGATTGGCTTAATCTACGCTTGGAAGAAGAAGGTGCTACGATGGACTTAA
- a CDS encoding NADH-quinone oxidoreductase subunit D: MIRTEEMLLNVGPQHPSTHGVFRLVVKIDGEIITEATPVIGYLHRGTEKLAENLQYTQIIPYTDRMDYLSAMTNNYVICHAVETMMGIQVPERADFLRVMAMELGRIASHLVAWGTYILDLGATSPFIYAFRDREMIINMLNELSGARLTFNYMRVGGVKWDAPEGWVDGVREFVPYLREQLKGYHNLVSGNEIFLDRVKGVGVYSKEDAINYSLSGPNLRSTGVKWDLRKDEPYSIYDRFDFNVVTRDEGDCLARYHVRLEEIEESLKILEQACEQFPAEGEIMAKVPKIIKAPKGEAFVRIESPRGEIGCYISSDGKKEPYRLKFRRPSFYNLQILPKLLVGENIANLIAILGAVDIVLGEVDG, from the coding sequence GTGATAAGAACAGAAGAAATGCTGCTAAACGTCGGTCCTCAGCATCCAAGTACGCACGGAGTATTCCGTCTTGTTGTCAAGATTGACGGGGAAATCATTACTGAAGCAACCCCAGTCATCGGTTATTTACACCGCGGAACGGAAAAATTGGCCGAGAACCTGCAATATACACAAATAATCCCGTACACCGACCGGATGGACTATTTGTCAGCGATGACAAACAACTATGTCATCTGTCATGCGGTGGAAACAATGATGGGTATCCAAGTTCCAGAACGTGCCGATTTCCTCCGTGTAATGGCAATGGAATTAGGGCGAATCGCCAGTCACCTGGTTGCATGGGGAACGTATATCCTTGACCTAGGTGCGACGAGCCCATTCATCTATGCTTTCCGTGACCGTGAAATGATTATCAATATGCTTAACGAATTATCAGGTGCTCGTTTGACCTTCAACTATATGCGTGTTGGCGGGGTAAAGTGGGACGCACCAGAAGGCTGGGTCGACGGTGTAAGAGAATTTGTTCCTTACCTGCGTGAACAGCTGAAAGGCTACCATAACCTTGTATCCGGAAATGAAATCTTTTTAGACCGTGTAAAAGGGGTTGGCGTTTATTCAAAGGAAGATGCCATCAATTATTCACTCAGTGGTCCAAACCTTCGCAGTACCGGTGTGAAATGGGATTTACGTAAAGATGAGCCATATTCAATCTATGACCGTTTCGACTTCAATGTTGTCACAAGGGATGAAGGAGATTGTTTGGCCCGTTACCATGTGCGCCTTGAAGAAATCGAAGAATCATTAAAAATCCTTGAACAGGCGTGTGAGCAATTCCCTGCTGAAGGTGAGATTATGGCGAAGGTGCCAAAGATTATCAAAGCACCAAAAGGGGAAGCTTTTGTAAGAATTGAATCTCCTCGTGGAGAAATTGGCTGCTATATCTCAAGTGACGGTAAAAAAGAACCGTATCGCTTAAAGTTTAGGAGACCTTCATTCTATAATCTGCAAATTCTCCCGAAATTATTAGTAGGCGAAAACATTGCAAACTTGATTGCGATTTTAGGGGCAGTTGATATTGTCCTTGGGGAGGTGGACGGCTAA
- the nuoL gene encoding NADH-quinone oxidoreductase subunit L produces MMENAWIIPLFPLLSFLILLLFGKKLRDVSAYVGILLTLASLVYSLLVLFERFTQPTFKTSTEWLRIGDISLTAGFEVNQLNALMLVIVSLVSFLVHTYSKGYMHGDERFPVFYAYLGLFTFAMLGLVISPNLLQTYIFWELVGVGSFLLIGFYFYKEEAKAAAKKAFIMTRIGDVGLLIGMILLFWETKSFEYSEIFRAVEAGAVSTTMITLTAILIFIGAVGKSGQFPLHTWLPDAMEGPTPVSALIHAATMVAAGVYLVASLFPLFAASETALLTVAVIGGFTAIFAASIGLVQTDIKRVLAYSTVSQLGYMMLALGSAGYVAGVFHLMTHAFFKALLFLAAGSVIHAVHTQNIEEMGGLWKKLKLTAPLFLIGTLAISGVPLFSGFFSKDEILIAAWEGGHPILFLLALAAAFMTAFYMFRLFFMVFTGESRTPMKNVHESPSMMTFPMIILGVLAIIAGYVQTPFNHNLGEWLVDGNEALGHGHVEGPIWIMIAATVVSLAGIYLAYLIYYKRSIARNWLSGSGDTLHSILLNKYYIDEFYQMSVVAVTKGISYFLRFIDVFLVEGIMKGVAGIVQGLGAAGSKLQTGQTQTYAAVAFVGLALLAVIFVLTGGYL; encoded by the coding sequence ATGATGGAAAATGCATGGATCATACCGCTTTTCCCGCTATTATCGTTTTTGATTCTTCTTCTATTTGGTAAGAAGCTGAGGGATGTGAGTGCGTACGTAGGTATACTGCTTACGTTGGCCTCGCTTGTTTATTCGTTGTTGGTGTTGTTCGAGCGTTTCACTCAACCAACGTTTAAAACTTCAACGGAGTGGCTCAGAATAGGAGATATTTCTTTAACAGCGGGCTTTGAAGTGAATCAATTGAATGCATTAATGCTAGTAATTGTCTCGCTCGTCAGCTTCCTGGTACATACATATTCGAAAGGGTATATGCACGGGGATGAGCGGTTTCCAGTATTCTATGCCTATTTAGGACTATTTACGTTTGCAATGCTCGGGCTTGTCATCTCGCCCAACCTGCTGCAAACTTATATTTTCTGGGAGCTCGTCGGAGTCGGTTCCTTCCTCTTAATCGGATTCTATTTCTACAAAGAAGAAGCGAAGGCTGCGGCGAAAAAAGCGTTCATTATGACCCGTATCGGGGACGTTGGTCTCTTAATCGGGATGATTTTATTATTCTGGGAAACAAAAAGCTTTGAATACAGTGAAATTTTCCGTGCTGTTGAGGCTGGCGCTGTATCAACCACGATGATTACTCTAACAGCAATTCTAATCTTCATCGGGGCTGTTGGTAAATCAGGTCAGTTCCCGCTGCACACATGGCTGCCGGATGCGATGGAAGGTCCGACACCAGTTTCTGCTTTAATCCATGCAGCAACAATGGTTGCAGCAGGTGTTTACTTAGTTGCTTCCCTTTTCCCGCTGTTCGCAGCGAGTGAAACAGCACTATTAACTGTGGCCGTCATTGGTGGATTTACAGCAATTTTTGCTGCCAGCATCGGTCTTGTCCAAACAGATATTAAACGCGTTCTAGCCTATTCAACCGTCAGCCAGCTTGGCTACATGATGCTGGCTTTAGGCTCTGCAGGCTATGTGGCGGGTGTATTCCATTTGATGACACATGCTTTCTTCAAAGCATTGCTATTCTTAGCAGCCGGAAGCGTGATTCATGCGGTACACACACAGAACATCGAAGAGATGGGCGGGCTTTGGAAAAAGCTAAAGCTTACTGCACCATTATTCTTAATCGGAACACTTGCGATCAGCGGTGTACCATTGTTTTCAGGGTTCTTCAGTAAAGATGAAATTTTAATCGCAGCGTGGGAAGGCGGACATCCGATCTTGTTCTTACTTGCGCTTGCCGCGGCATTTATGACCGCATTTTATATGTTCCGCTTGTTCTTCATGGTTTTCACCGGAGAATCACGGACACCAATGAAAAATGTACACGAATCACCATCGATGATGACGTTCCCAATGATTATTCTTGGCGTGTTGGCGATTATCGCAGGTTATGTGCAAACACCATTCAATCACAACCTTGGCGAATGGCTGGTTGATGGAAATGAAGCACTTGGTCATGGGCATGTCGAAGGTCCAATTTGGATCATGATTGCCGCAACTGTTGTTTCCTTAGCAGGTATCTACCTTGCTTACTTGATTTACTATAAGCGATCCATCGCACGCAACTGGCTATCAGGAAGCGGCGATACGCTTCACAGCATTTTACTGAACAAATATTACATTGACGAATTCTATCAAATGTCAGTAGTGGCGGTTACAAAGGGTATTAGTTACTTCCTACGCTTCATCGATGTCTTCCTAGTGGAAGGAATCATGAAGGGCGTAGCAGGAATTGTTCAAGGTCTTGGGGCAGCAGGTTCAAAGCTGCAAACCGGTCAAACGCAAACCTATGCAGCCGTAGCATTTGTCGGCTTGGCACTGCTAGCGGTCATCTTTGTGTTAACAGGGGGGTACTTATAA
- a CDS encoding NADH-quinone oxidoreductase subunit C, with translation MSGEKDLDQLKREAAEKAKAAALAKRQAKAAGESQGAQKQEDKPSEQTLSQVELPAQQEQPAGTPAEDGADLAKKKAAAAAKAKAAALAKKKREGIVEEEAPVPVEAVEGTTAATEAPEDGADLAKQKAAAVAKAKAAAAAKRKAMELAAGNTPAEETPAAEAETSDAGDDLAKKKAAAVAKAKAAAAAKRKAMELAGESAPAEETPAAEAETSDNGDDLAKKKAAAVAKAKAAAAAKRKAMELAGEGASAEESAGDDAKAKAAAAAKAKAAAAVKAKAAAAAKAKATGAGEADTAATGDDEKAKAKAAAVAKAKAAAAAKAKAAGAAKGGDVSPADTADQPSPNQPFLDKYRKVIEENLGPDVLEDSYINKLSKDVPTLVAKKDTYFKVAQFLKYNELLGFDYLSELHGTDFVTHMEVYVHLFSYKNRQSVALKVKIDRDEPTIESLQPIWAGANWPECEAYDLLGIKFTGHPNLHRIMLGEDWVGHPLRKDYEPYDVEV, from the coding sequence ATGAGCGGGGAGAAGGATCTCGATCAATTAAAAAGAGAAGCGGCTGAGAAAGCGAAGGCGGCAGCGTTAGCGAAGCGTCAGGCAAAGGCAGCAGGAGAATCTCAAGGTGCACAGAAACAGGAGGACAAACCTTCTGAACAAACGCTTAGTCAGGTTGAGTTGCCAGCCCAACAAGAACAGCCAGCTGGAACACCAGCAGAAGATGGTGCAGACCTTGCGAAGAAAAAGGCAGCTGCAGCAGCGAAGGCAAAGGCGGCAGCACTGGCAAAGAAAAAGCGTGAAGGTATTGTGGAGGAAGAAGCTCCTGTTCCTGTTGAAGCAGTGGAAGGAACTACAGCAGCAACTGAAGCGCCAGAGGATGGGGCCGATCTTGCAAAACAGAAAGCTGCAGCAGTAGCAAAGGCAAAAGCGGCAGCAGCGGCGAAGCGGAAGGCGATGGAGTTAGCGGCAGGCAATACGCCGGCAGAAGAAACCCCAGCAGCAGAAGCTGAAACCAGCGATGCCGGTGACGACCTTGCGAAGAAAAAAGCAGCGGCAGTAGCGAAGGCAAAAGCGGCGGCGGCAGCGAAACGCAAAGCGATGGAGCTAGCGGGAGAATCAGCTCCTGCAGAAGAAACACCAGCGGCTGAAGCTGAAACCAGCGATAACGGTGATGACCTTGCGAAGAAAAAGGCTGCTGCGGTAGCAAAAGCGAAAGCAGCGGCAGCGGCGAAGCGTAAAGCAATGGAGCTTGCAGGTGAAGGTGCATCAGCGGAAGAATCTGCAGGAGATGACGCTAAGGCGAAAGCGGCAGCGGCGGCGAAGGCAAAAGCAGCGGCCGCAGTGAAAGCAAAGGCGGCAGCAGCGGCCAAAGCCAAGGCAACTGGAGCCGGTGAGGCAGACACTGCGGCGACTGGCGATGATGAAAAAGCGAAAGCGAAAGCAGCAGCAGTTGCCAAAGCGAAAGCGGCAGCAGCAGCGAAGGCAAAAGCAGCAGGCGCAGCAAAAGGTGGCGACGTATCGCCAGCCGATACGGCCGATCAACCATCACCAAATCAGCCTTTCTTAGACAAGTATAGAAAGGTTATCGAGGAAAATTTGGGTCCAGATGTTTTAGAAGATTCTTATATTAATAAATTATCGAAAGATGTTCCAACACTTGTTGCAAAGAAAGATACATATTTCAAGGTAGCTCAATTTTTGAAATATAATGAGCTCCTAGGGTTCGATTATCTCTCTGAGCTGCATGGAACAGATTTTGTCACACATATGGAAGTTTATGTTCACTTATTCTCATACAAAAATCGCCAATCAGTGGCGTTAAAAGTAAAGATTGACCGCGATGAACCAACAATCGAGTCCTTGCAGCCAATTTGGGCAGGAGCTAACTGGCCTGAGTGCGAAGCTTATGATTTACTAGGAATTAAGTTTACCGGACATCCGAATTTACATCGGATTATGCTAGGAGAAGATTGGGTTGGCCATCCACTGCGTAAAGATTATGAACCGTATGATGTGGAGGTGTAA
- a CDS encoding NADH-quinone oxidoreductase subunit J — MTITGEFIAFMGLALVAIIGGVLLLNLTKVVHMVVALIFTFVSIAGIYVLLSAEFVAAVQILIYSGAITIIMLFGIMLTKHDDEGETTTGKGRKVLLFLGILGFAAAVYIGIYDFNVVQVPTDLHVDNTMKIGEALYSKWVIPFELTSVLLLVALVGAIVLAKKEEKEGDKE; from the coding sequence ATGACAATTACAGGCGAGTTTATCGCATTTATGGGCCTCGCCCTTGTCGCCATCATCGGCGGTGTCCTGTTATTGAACCTTACTAAAGTCGTGCACATGGTCGTGGCCCTCATTTTTACGTTCGTCAGCATTGCCGGTATTTACGTGCTGCTGTCAGCTGAATTTGTCGCAGCGGTTCAAATCTTGATTTATTCCGGTGCGATTACCATTATCATGTTATTTGGAATCATGTTAACGAAGCATGATGATGAAGGGGAAACCACCACTGGCAAGGGAAGAAAGGTTCTATTATTTCTAGGTATACTTGGATTTGCAGCAGCTGTTTACATTGGAATCTATGATTTCAACGTGGTACAGGTACCAACAGACTTACATGTGGACAATACGATGAAAATAGGGGAAGCCCTCTACTCTAAATGGGTGATCCCATTTGAATTAACATCTGTACTACTATTAGTCGCACTTGTCGGAGCGATTGTTCTGGCGAAGAAAGAGGAGAAGGAGGGTGACAAGGAATGA
- the nuoK gene encoding NADH-quinone oxidoreductase subunit NuoK, whose amino-acid sequence MSSVPASAFLALALILFCIGLYGALTKRNTVIVLISIELMLNAVNINLVTFSKYGVAPSITGQIFALFTICVAAAEAAVGLAILMALYRNRKTVNIDDMDTMKN is encoded by the coding sequence ATGAGTTCAGTTCCTGCTTCAGCCTTCTTGGCACTCGCACTAATTTTATTCTGTATCGGCTTATATGGGGCATTGACAAAAAGAAACACCGTAATCGTCTTAATCTCTATTGAATTAATGCTGAATGCCGTTAATATTAACCTGGTAACCTTCAGCAAATACGGTGTAGCACCATCCATCACCGGTCAAATCTTCGCGCTGTTCACGATTTGCGTAGCCGCTGCAGAAGCAGCAGTCGGTCTGGCCATCTTAATGGCCCTATACCGCAACCGCAAAACCGTCAACATCGACGATATGGACACAATGAAAAACTAA
- the nuoI gene encoding NADH-quinone oxidoreductase subunit NuoI, which produces MLGFTKGLKYTLKQLTKEKVTYNYPDEPLPLPDRFRGIQKFYPEKCIVCNQCMNICPTECINLTGKKHPDPTKKGKIIDTYDINFEICILCDLCTEVCPTEAIVMTNNFELASYSRDMLFKNLEWLDENDENVRQVNKP; this is translated from the coding sequence GTGCTTGGATTTACAAAAGGCTTGAAATATACCCTAAAACAGCTAACGAAAGAAAAGGTAACCTATAATTATCCAGATGAGCCGCTGCCGCTGCCGGACCGCTTCCGCGGTATTCAAAAGTTCTATCCGGAAAAGTGTATTGTGTGTAATCAGTGCATGAACATTTGCCCGACAGAATGTATTAATTTAACGGGTAAAAAACATCCGGATCCAACGAAAAAAGGAAAAATCATTGATACGTATGATATCAATTTTGAGATTTGTATCTTATGTGACCTTTGTACGGAGGTTTGCCCGACTGAAGCGATTGTCATGACCAATAACTTTGAGTTAGCGTCATACAGCCGTGATATGTTATTTAAAAACCTTGAGTGGTTAGACGAGAACGATGAAAACGTACGGCAGGTGAATAAACCATGA